Part of the Methylomonas rapida genome is shown below.
AAACTGGCATCAGCTGGGTTCATTGTCTCAATCGTATTTAAGTTTTTTACCAATGCTGAATAAGTTTCGGGATAGACCTTTAATAAGGGAGACATATTGGTTTCCCAGATTTGACTTCTCTTTAGCGCTCCATCTCCGACAAATTCGATCAGCTCTTGGACGCTTTTTAAAACGAAAAACCTGAATCCGTGACTTAAAAGGCCATCCACGGCCGCAACGCAATGATTTAAAACGCTTATTCTGGGATAATACCGCTATTCTTCCATTCACCCGGCGAGTGATTCATGAAGCGGTTTATCCTGGAGCAATCTGAAACTGAATTTTATACCAGCCATTCTGGATTAGCCTTGGTCGGTTTATGTTTGAATCAATATGGCCAGCTCAATCAGGCGCTGGAAAAAGGTATTCCGCTACGGCACGGTATTGCTCACGCCGATATTATCAAAAGCTATATAGGCACCCTTAGCCTGGGCAAAAGCGACTTCGAAGCCATCGAAAACCATCGCGACGACGACTATTTCAAAGCCGCGCTCGCCATTCATCAAGTACCCTCCAGCGCCCGCCTCAGACAGCGACTGGATGAACACGCCGACGCCTTATTACCGATCATTTATCAAAGCAACCTCGATTTTCTGGCTCACGCCCAGGTGCCGGTAACGCCGTTAGCCACAGGCCATGTCGCGTTGGATATCGATGTTTACCCCATGAACAACGAAAAAACCTGCAAAGAAGGCGTCTCCCGAACCTACAAAGGTTTTGACGGCTACGCCCCGATTGCCCTCTATCTGGGTAAAGAGGGCTGGTGTATTGGTAATGAACTGCGCGAAGGCAAGCAGCATTGCCAATACGAATTCCGCTATGCGCTGGAGCGCGGACTCGCCGCCGCGAAACGTTTGACGACTTTGCCTTTGTTGGTCCGGCTGGATGGCGGTCACGACGCGCTCGACAATCGCATCGACTTACACGAAGCCGATCAGGTCGATTTCATCATCAAATGGAACCCGCGTAAACAAGATGCCGACGCCTGGCTGGCCTACGCCGAACAACACGGCCAGTGGACCACACCGCGCGAAGGCAAACGCGTGGCCTTGTTCAGTGTCATGGAGCAACACACTCGCAACGGTAAAACCTATACCTGTCGCCGGGTCATGCAAATCACCGAGCGCACCATCACGGCTCAAGGCCAAGCCCTCGTGCTACCGGATATCGAAATCGAAGGCTGGTGGACCAGTCTGCCGGTGGCCGATTACGACGATGCCATGGTTATTGCCCTCTATCGCGACCATGCCACCGCTGAACAATTCCACAGCGAATTCAAGACCGATCTGGATATCGAGCGCCTGCCATCCGGCAAGTTTGCCACCAACGACCTGATCATGAGCCTCAGCGCCTATAGCTACAACATCCTGCGCTGGATAGGCCTGATCGGCTTGCTGGGCGAACAAAGCCCGGTCAGGCATCCTGCCAAGCGGCGGCGTATCAAAACCGTGATCCAGGAACTGATGTATCTGGCCGCGCGACTCATCCGTAGCGGGCACCGGCTGAAGCTGCGCTTTTCACAGAGCTGTCCCGGTTTCATCGCTTTTGAATCCACCTACGCCAAACTCGCCGCCGGCTAGCGACTGATCGCTCTGCCATCGATAGCACAACGCCGCAAATTCACAGTGGCTTGGGAATCCTGCGCCTAAAGTCCATCAAATTGAATCATGCAGGGAAAATATTCCAGATAATACGCTGCATTTCTAGCCGTTAAACTCGATTGCCCGGACCACACTTTTAAATTCAGCGAATTTTGGAAGAGTATGACGAATAAAAGGTCTGGCAATATGTGGAGTCACGGATTCAGGAAAAATTTAGGTAACGTTTGTTCGGAAAGCACCCGATAATTTCGGGTTTCCCATTCGATCAGGTGCTGAGCGGCAAATGAGCGCCATTGGCCAATAAATTTTTGGAAATGTTCCATATCACCAACAGCGAGTTGGCCTGTTGGTGGCTTTAATCCAATTCGAATCGGAAACGGTTTATCGTTCAGTAGGCGCGCTTTTAAGCCAGTGAAGTTTTGCCATTCCCGTTTTAATATGAGCTCCTCTATGTCGGAAGGTAGTAAGCCCCACGGCCTATCCATTTTATAACTCCACGCCAAATGATATGGCCTCCATCATGAACTGTTGTTGACGCTGTTGTTCAAGACGTTCGTCAATTTCTTTCCAAGTAACTTCACAGAGGTGGCTTTCATGGTTCTCTTGATCTCGCTCAGCTATGAGCAGAGAACGAGCCGACTCCCTGGCTAAATTGAGATTTTTGTATGGGGTGATCAGGTTGACGTGAATGTGTAGCTCTTTGAACACCCGCAACACTCTGCGGCTGACCGCCTCTGCTGTATTGGAAAATGCCTCGTCTAAAAAAACAGTACAGTAAACAGGTTTGTCGTAGCCGTCCGGTGTCAATACATAGGCCAAACTGGCGGCAACGATGGTACCGGCAAATGATTCTTTCTCGCCGCCGGATTTGCCGCTGGACGATTCCAACACGTCTCGCACTTCATGGGTTTCGGCATCCAGTTCTTCCGCATAAAACGACATTTGATAGCGGGGATCGAGTAGCCTTAAACTTTCTAAAGTGTTAGATGTCACGGGGCTGCTAGCCTTTTCCAGTATCTGGACGACCGATTGCAAGCGTTCGAATCGGGCTTCGTGATCGTCACTGGTTGCCTGGCTCAAAACGGTTCTTACGTGCCTGTTGAAGTCCTGAACATGCGGATATTGTTCGACTTTGCTCCCTAGCTTCAAATGCGAGCCGGGCCGAAACTCGGTTCGAGAGAGTACTCGGTTAATCGTATCAATACGATCGACGATATCTTCCCGTTCCGATTCGAGGCGCTGGTGGATACGTGCCAGCGACTGTGTTGCGTGTTTATTCAACCTCTCTTTGAATTGCTCAACCAAATGTGGCAAACCCTCTTGTTCGAGCCGATTTAAATGAGCTAGATACTCTTCAAGACTGGCGGCGTCACATCCCCAGTCTTCGGCAATGACACGCCATTTGTCGTGAGAGCGAAATGAGGACATAATTCGGATCACGGAATTTTCAGTGTTCCCTTTCCGGTCACGCAATTTTTCTAATTCGCTTTCTATTGTCTGTCTGATCTGGTATTCAATAGAGGGTATCCGTTCAAGATCACTTATCTGGATGGCTCCAACCCTTTGTTTGAGCAAATCGCGCAAGGTATTATCCAAACCGATACATGCTGCGGCCTTAGCTACTTGTTGCTGTTCTGTTGCATCGGTTAGTTTTCCATTCAGTTCACCTTCGGAAATTTTTTGTTGTTCTTTGTTTTCTCTTATATTTGCGAGTTCTTGTTTGGCACTATCCCAACGTTGCCTAGCTTTTTCAAGATCGCTTCCAGCTTCCTCTAGCGCTTGTAAATCGCTTTTTACTAGAGATACTTTCGACTCCCAATAAGGCGCATTAATCTCATCCCACTGATAATTGCGCAACTTTTCCCAAAGCGATTTTCTTTCGTTAATAGTTCCCAGCGTTTCCTCGGCGCTTTTATCAGCTTGAATAGCATCGTTTAATTTTGTAGCTAGATTGCTCAGGTCGTTTCGTAATATTGCCAATCTGGATTTATTGGAAAAACCCAGATACCAGTTGCGGCGGTCGTCAATTCGGTGTTGATCCTTTTTCTCAAAGCGTCCCTTATCCATGTGCATCAAGCCTTGTTGAGTCATGGAAAATGGGGTGATATCCAATTCTTCGGTAGATGAAACACAATGCAGGTCAAAGCGTGCTAAATATCGTTTTAGCCAAGCCCGATATGGATGATCACGCCAGACCAATTTGCGCAAAAAACCATTGGTTTTGAATTCCGCTACTTGAAGGGAGCTTTCATCTCGGACTATCTGAACACGAACATGTAATCCAGTATGGCGGGCATTCAACCAACGGGTTACCATTGAGAAGCGATCAGCTGGAACAGCTAATGTCGTGCGCAACCCTCCCAAAGCACGCTCAATGGCACCTTGCCACGAACGTTGGGATTCATCGACATCAATCAACTCGCCAATAAATACGCATTGTTCACGCACTAGACCCAAAGACTCCACTAGTTCGTCGCGCAGTTGTTGAAACTTGATATCGATATTGGAATCTGGACGCGCTTCGATTTCTTCAATCTCTGTGCGAATGGTTCGTTCTTGCGCTGTTAGCTGGCTAACGGTTCCACGCCGCTCTGCAAAGGTGAGCAGTGCTTCTTTATTTTCTGCCGCAATTCTCTCAAGGCTGGCTTCAGTTTGTGATTGATTATGCAAAAATTGTTGTTCTTGCAATTGATCATTCAATCCCAAAGCACGAGTGTCACTCTGATACCGAGAGGAATGAAGGATTACTTGAGTCAATCGCTGTTCAGCGTTGGCCAATTCCTGTTTTAACGACTCTATACGGCCACCACCGAGTTTTATATAGTCTTCGTGTCGTTGTTCCGCCAGTTTATCGGCATCAGCTTCCTGTGTAGAAAGCTGATTTATCAATAAGGATAAATTTTGTAACGTATTTTTATAATTTTCGATTTTATCGTGCCACAGAGCAAAACCTATTTCTCCAAAGTAAGTGGAAAGCCCATCGCGTTGGCCTTTTAATCGCTCAAGCTCTGTTTCGGTTTGTTTTAGCGTTTCATCCAAGTCGGGCAATCTGGATAAATGATCCATTTGTTGTCTAGCGTCGATCAATTCATTGTGAATTGCAACCAGATCGGCAAACTCATCAACCACTTTCCGGGCGTCATCTTTAACTGTGCTGGGTTCCAACACCAATTCCCTGATCAGACCGGTTAAATCATCGATCTTTTTCAGACCTAATGCTCTCGACAGCAAGGCAGGGGCATTCTTGTTATCCATGTATAAAAGCTTTCGATACAGTTCCTGATAATCGAAAAAGCTATCGTCACAACAAGTGATGGCTGGATCGTTCCGCAGCCATTGTTTCAACGAACGAGCATTGCCTTCGCCAAAAGCATCGAGAATTTCTTTAAGAGATAGGTTTCTTTTTGCAACACAATAAATCCGTTTCACATCGGATAGCGCGTTGTTCGCTTGAGTTGTCCAGAAGATGGCGGTTAATGTTATGGAAGAGCCATCGTCACCACGATAAAGTGCCCTTAATCCAGTAACGACAGCTTTGTCCCGTTTACTTTTGACTCGTGTGCCAGCTCCGTCATGCACGGAACCGAAACTGCCGCGCATGTAGGAAAGCAGCGTTCGATCAGTGCGATCTCCTTGCGCGGCGGCCACGTTGAACGTTGCTCGGCCTGCCGGTAAAAGCAAAGCCATCAGACCGTCAATAAAAGTCGATTTGCCGGCACCGTTATCGCCGGTGACCAAGGTTCCATGAGGATCGATTACTGCGGAATGTAAGCCATGAAACGAACCCCAGTTATAGACGGAAAGCTCTGCTAAACGGATTTGGCCTATGCTGAACAGCGAATGAATGTTTCCAACGTCAATGTTATGCATCTTCCTCTCCCTGATCAATTTCATTTTTTTCCTGCAAATCGGTATTTAACCCGGCTTCACGCGCTAACTGTTGATATTCCAAGAGCATGCTTTCTAAAAATTCCGCATTAACGACATAACGAATAATCGGGGTAATCTCGAAACGATCATCGTTGCCACGTACCGAACTTAGAATATGTCGTTCCGTCATCTTTTTTAATGCGGCATCAAGTTGTCTGCGATCCGATTTGCTGCTGTTGGTCAACGATAGAAAGGGTGACAAATTGGCTTCGATTTTCTCTACGTCGATAATGATTTTTTGTTCGCCTGTCGTTTCCCGTTCCTGATAATGCTT
Proteins encoded:
- a CDS encoding IS1380 family transposase gives rise to the protein MKRFILEQSETEFYTSHSGLALVGLCLNQYGQLNQALEKGIPLRHGIAHADIIKSYIGTLSLGKSDFEAIENHRDDDYFKAALAIHQVPSSARLRQRLDEHADALLPIIYQSNLDFLAHAQVPVTPLATGHVALDIDVYPMNNEKTCKEGVSRTYKGFDGYAPIALYLGKEGWCIGNELREGKQHCQYEFRYALERGLAAAKRLTTLPLLVRLDGGHDALDNRIDLHEADQVDFIIKWNPRKQDADAWLAYAEQHGQWTTPREGKRVALFSVMEQHTRNGKTYTCRRVMQITERTITAQGQALVLPDIEIEGWWTSLPVADYDDAMVIALYRDHATAEQFHSEFKTDLDIERLPSGKFATNDLIMSLSAYSYNILRWIGLIGLLGEQSPVRHPAKRRRIKTVIQELMYLAARLIRSGHRLKLRFSQSCPGFIAFESTYAKLAAG
- a CDS encoding ATP-binding protein, translating into MHNIDVGNIHSLFSIGQIRLAELSVYNWGSFHGLHSAVIDPHGTLVTGDNGAGKSTFIDGLMALLLPAGRATFNVAAAQGDRTDRTLLSYMRGSFGSVHDGAGTRVKSKRDKAVVTGLRALYRGDDGSSITLTAIFWTTQANNALSDVKRIYCVAKRNLSLKEILDAFGEGNARSLKQWLRNDPAITCCDDSFFDYQELYRKLLYMDNKNAPALLSRALGLKKIDDLTGLIRELVLEPSTVKDDARKVVDEFADLVAIHNELIDARQQMDHLSRLPDLDETLKQTETELERLKGQRDGLSTYFGEIGFALWHDKIENYKNTLQNLSLLINQLSTQEADADKLAEQRHEDYIKLGGGRIESLKQELANAEQRLTQVILHSSRYQSDTRALGLNDQLQEQQFLHNQSQTEASLERIAAENKEALLTFAERRGTVSQLTAQERTIRTEIEEIEARPDSNIDIKFQQLRDELVESLGLVREQCVFIGELIDVDESQRSWQGAIERALGGLRTTLAVPADRFSMVTRWLNARHTGLHVRVQIVRDESSLQVAEFKTNGFLRKLVWRDHPYRAWLKRYLARFDLHCVSSTEELDITPFSMTQQGLMHMDKGRFEKKDQHRIDDRRNWYLGFSNKSRLAILRNDLSNLATKLNDAIQADKSAEETLGTINERKSLWEKLRNYQWDEINAPYWESKVSLVKSDLQALEEAGSDLEKARQRWDSAKQELANIRENKEQQKISEGELNGKLTDATEQQQVAKAAACIGLDNTLRDLLKQRVGAIQISDLERIPSIEYQIRQTIESELEKLRDRKGNTENSVIRIMSSFRSHDKWRVIAEDWGCDAASLEEYLAHLNRLEQEGLPHLVEQFKERLNKHATQSLARIHQRLESEREDIVDRIDTINRVLSRTEFRPGSHLKLGSKVEQYPHVQDFNRHVRTVLSQATSDDHEARFERLQSVVQILEKASSPVTSNTLESLRLLDPRYQMSFYAEELDAETHEVRDVLESSSGKSGGEKESFAGTIVAASLAYVLTPDGYDKPVYCTVFLDEAFSNTAEAVSRRVLRVFKELHIHVNLITPYKNLNLARESARSLLIAERDQENHESHLCEVTWKEIDERLEQQRQQQFMMEAISFGVEL
- a CDS encoding DUF3322 domain-containing protein → MDRPWGLLPSDIEELILKREWQNFTGLKARLLNDKPFPIRIGLKPPTGQLAVGDMEHFQKFIGQWRSFAAQHLIEWETRNYRVLSEQTLPKFFLNP